TAAGATCAGTGAATATGACAATATCAACGTCAGAATTGGTCGGGTTTGTGAATACATAGACCAATACACTATTAGAAAAAAcagggccgcggaagcggggggggggggggattcagcccccacttttttccaaaaccgtgtacaaaaactaaaaatgaccatatgaatgtgattttttttttgcatggtcagcccctcactttgaaaaccgttccgcggcccctgaaaaatgtgcaaatttgAACCCGTTTGTCCAGTATTATTTTGGAACCCTCGAGAAAAGGGGTTCCCAAAAAGGTTCTTTACGTGCTCAAGAACCTTTAAGATTTAGAACCTTGAAAGGAACCTTTAACGGTTCAAAATACCATGAATACGGGACAATAATGAAACCCTCGAATAACCCCCTTTTCTACGATATAGTCGGTTTATCAGTAAATCTGACATTTCATTTGCGAACTAAATATACAAGTCAATAGCACCTCAATGTCCCCTCTCTCTAAAAACAACAAGAAAACGATTGGTTTAAATAttaaactaaaaaaatgaattccgTGTAAAGTATGAAAGGTTTTATTTCGATGTTACTTTGTGCTGTATAAGCGCTTTGTAAAGGaatatactattattatcattatttttgttcttcttcttattattattgttatcgttattgttgttgttattattattattattatcattcaacgAACTGTTGTTGAGTTCATATTTCAACCAACAATGCGATTTCTTTTCAATTACCTGAGATGGTATAACATAGGCCTACCTCTCGATTGCATATCTTGTCTTTTTTCTGAATTCTTCTTCTGGCATCTTCATCTTGCATAATAGGTTGCACCTTGAGCATTTCTGACGCCATCgctaaaaaatcaattaaaaaatttcaaataatttgataccaagcATGACGACGGCgagaaaattacaaaaagaaaacggATTACTTAATGCATTTAGTTCAATACAGATAAGAGAAAACATTGTTATGGTGAAAAGAGTTTACTTGCTAAAATTCTAAATGGCATTATTAACTTGTAAATTTCAGCTCATATCAATGTTGGTGCTTCAATATTCATGTCGTTCTTAATTCTTATAAAACATTCAAACTTGACTTGCCCCATCTAAGTTTAGCTTATTCAAAGCAATGCTGCATAGTGCCTTGGTGCTCGGccttatgatttaaaaaaaaatctttttctcCTGTAATTATAATGCCTTTGCCTTGGCCTTGGTCTTGGGTCTCCACGAATTGGTCATTCATTGCCTTGGAAGTTAAATCCATGCCTTGAACTTGAGGGCTTTGGGTACAACTTTGATTCAGAGTTCAAGAAAACGATCAAGCGAGGGAGCGAATCGACCATGTCGACTGGACTTTTTATACAATAAAAACGCGAGCGTTTTTAttgtataaaaatgtaaataaatgatTAACTGATCTGGTTCACAATTTTTGtggaatttcttttaaaaatccagtacaaaatataattttttttaattcaaatttttggAGTAGGCAATGGTACGACCATGACATCTATAATGAATTAGAGGAGCAGCGGTAGGAAGGGGGGGCGGGGGGCTCCATTTTTtcagtaatatattttttttttgggggggatggtCAGTCTACCTTCAACTCAACCCCCATTAAAAAaccgttccgccgcccctgcgtTATCAAAGTGACAAACAATAtgatatgaatttcattttacttACTACCAAAGAGTCAGGAGATTTGAAGTTGATAGTGATATGCGTGTAGATACTTGTCCATTTGCGGTTACACTTGTAGCAGAAACCCTCCCCCTTTCCACGGACATCTCGCTTGCAGCACTTCTCGGATATCCGAGCGACTCGCAAAGTCTGTCCTCTCTCCCATTGGGCGATCTCGTCTCTGATTAATGCAGCGTAGTCTAGCCTGGTGaaaagtaatttaaaaaaatgcacagTTGGAATTTAAAGAACCAcgaagaccattgaaagatccaTCAAGAATCGTGAAAAACCTCGGAGATCTTTGAAAGTTCGTTGAAAGACTCttgaaagatcaagcaagtttcattgtcttacagcagtctttcagaggtcttgcactctgtggaatgggggtgaggggggggggggggggcttggggaaCTTCTTGACACTCCCATCCCTAAAAAATAATGACCGTgaacagaaacaaaataaagtagatgaaaagggatattttctggataataataatggaggcaaactgtcataaaattaggtttcattaaaaaaaggtcACTAATTTGGCTCGCTCGTAACTCTTTAGAAGTGTCTATACCAGTCTGGAGTGTAATAGTGGGCAGTAAAAGGGGATGGTGAACCCAGTTGAGCTTGTGAACAAAATCGGTAGGTGTGTGATAAAGataggggagggagagagaaaaagatgggcgttgagggagagagagggggggagggggagacagaaaaagatagaaagagactaatagagagaaagggggtggggagggggagagacatgtcgataagaagaaagaggcgttgagagagagggggggggagagaaggggaagggagagagagagggggggggggggagaaggggaagggagagagagagagagaaagaggaagagggttCTTTGAAGGGGTGAAGAGATTGACGTTTAATTAGATTACTTTTTCTGCAAATTCAATACAAATTAGTCAACTACTATATATTGAAACATTGATAATTGATTTAAATGCGATAAAAATCCCTTAAAGTTTGATATAATATAGCCTACATCaagagataataaaaaaaacaaaaacaattattcAGCTTACCCTTTTGTGGCCTTCAAAGCAGCTGCACGATACATATTTCCTTCGAATAGCGCAAAATTATCCACTTCCAGGCACGGGCATATTAACAAGTTGTTAGCATGGTTTCATGATAGTATTTCAGACACGAACTACTGACAATAACAATGTCATCAGATCGAATGATTGGAGCGGAAAGAAAATGATGCCCAAATTATTACATAGACGGGCGGGTGCAGCTCCACAAATTGAAAAGGGGGTATTGGTTTTGTAGTCTTTAACCTTAGCATGTTTATTTATGAAGGTGTTAAAAAAAACACGTTTCCAAAAATTATGGCACGAATTTACAGTAATTACCCGCAAACTGCTGCTTGGAAATATACACTACAATCATGGTctacaaaataaattttgaatatttttttatatttgacatTAATATTCTGATATGAACTGTTAAACTAAAAGAATAAACAGTACAATGGTAATAGAATAATCTTTTGCCGGATCGACATTGATCCACTCTGTTTAAAGTTTCTGCAGAAGGAGGGGGTACTTGACACAcgaaggaagggggggggtacCACTTCCGAAACTTTCCTTGTACATCACACATTGTTATATCCCATTTCTTGACGATTAGATTAACgtaagtttaatttttttataccatTTTGGGAAgttattttcttcttgtttaTAAGATTATACAATTTAATTCCCAGTAATGTCACAATTGAAGTTATTTTTGCCCCCTCTTTACacttcttttaattatttcgATTTCAACACTAATAACTGATTTAAATATATCTTTGCTgactaataaaaaataaaaagtttactaCGAGAGCATGTCGGTTCATTCAACTTTATTCTATAATCACTGATAAACATGCACACATCAATTTTTATCATGGAAAGGTGTATATTTTCAAGACTAGCTTAGAACATTTGTATTGCGCAATAAAAATAGGACGAGGTCCCCTTTCCTGTTCATGTTGCGAAATGTCAAGTTGTTTGTTTCACCATTAGTGAAACATGGTAACATTATGAAGCATCATTGTGAAAGGTTGGGGTGGTGTTATCAGATTATCTTGCCGTGATTACTTAACTAGTTcgaatgaatttcatttttttaatgtcataatataattatttacagtattttgttatcatatttcaGTAGCTAAGTAATCTCATTTTTTCAATgtcttaacataattatttacagtatttttttatcatattttagtagctaagtttaaatatttatatgtattttacatcatgatattattgtaactttatatgttttttatccCTGTTAAATCAGGACATTGACGTAAAACAGCAATTTAGCTGATCCTtttatcctgaataaatattttctaat
This genomic interval from Lytechinus pictus isolate F3 Inbred chromosome 3, Lp3.0, whole genome shotgun sequence contains the following:
- the LOC129256410 gene encoding uncharacterized protein LOC129256410, producing the protein MYRAAALKATKGLDYAALIRDEIAQWERGQTLRVARISEKCCKRDVRGKGEGFCYKCNRKWTSIYTHITINFKSPDSLVRWRQKCSRCNLLCKMKMPEEEFRKKTRYAIESMERCHQGIFRVPKTDEETKSTPPHKCLLCEKCGFGSGPCCMLRPPKKGQQVIPCKIKVRAS